In Entelurus aequoreus isolate RoL-2023_Sb linkage group LG12, RoL_Eaeq_v1.1, whole genome shotgun sequence, the DNA window ATCAGCTGTTTATGCAGGGAGATGGTCCATTTTAAACTAAAATAATCAATTTACTTTTTCTATCATCGCTTGTTTTGTTGTTCTAGAAATGGCCGTAACCTCTGATCATATCCGGGACAAACTTAAAAAAGAGCTTACGGCTGAACACGTGGTAGGTTTCTGTGTGTTGTTTGTTATTAGCATGATTGTCATTCAATGTGTCATTttatctatggatgttctcattcatcattgtattctcagggcattcagtgGATTGCAAGTGTATTGTTCAGTTAATTTTAGGAATAGGGCTTtcaaaattaacgagttaactgatgtgattaatcacacaaaaatattgcattaatcatttaAGTGGATTAATCCTGCAATATAGTTTGACCATACATTCCTTTACCTTATCAGACTCTACTCGCGTTCTTCGATTAAACAATCAGAGGCCAGGTCTTtcaacaagtcacaggtggagaaaatcctcagtgctgaactctgtagaattttcacctggctcgctgacaataagctatccatacacttgggtaaaacggaatccatcctatttgggtcccacatcaaccttaaaagtcagtgacttcactataaaagtgggtgacattgttatcaccaggaaagatgaggtcacctacctaggttccattctagaggctaatctttcctgtgataaaatggcaactaaggtaatcaaaaaggtcaaccaacgaacgagatttctctatagaatctcctcactggtcaacaaaagcaccatgaagattctagcgggaactctcgttcaaccctttttcgattacgtatgcacctcctggtaccctagcacctccaaaaccttcaaatctagactccaaacatcccagaacaagctagtcagattacttctagacctccaccccagatcccacctcactcctacccacttctccaaagtgggctggctcagggtggaggacagagtaaaacaacttgcactgagcctagtctataaaatccgctacacctccctgatacctaagtacatgtcaaactacttccttaacgtaaatgaccgccataaccacaacaccagggggagctccactaaccacgttaaacccagattccgatctaacaaaggtcttaactcattctctttctatgccacatcaatatggaatgcactcccaacaggtgtaaaagaaagggcatctctatcctccttcaaaaccacactaaaagaacacctccaggcaacttcaaccctagactaacaccctcccttccacatcctacctccccgttttgtaaataataaaatgtagatacttattcttatgctttctgatctctctctctctcaatatgtcaactacttgctgtacatatcctaccaagtcagtcctacactgttccaatgtccatttctctgatgatgcaattgttgatgactgaagtgttgatatcaaccaaacctaccccccctccacatcccacacaccagattgtaaataatgtaaataattatatgtatgtactctgatgattatcttgtgtgatgactgtattatgatgatggtatatatctgtatcatgaatcaatttaagtggaccccgacttaaacaagttgaaaaacttattcgggtgttaccatttagtggtcaattgtacggaatatgtactgtactgtgcaatctactaataaaagtttcaatcaatcaatcaatttattcAAACAGGCCACAGTTATATGTTACAGCACTGGTCTCTCACCTGCAGAAGCCTCACCGGCTGCGTACGTAAGATCCACTGGCCAGCTTCTGCCCAAAAGTGAGTCGCCATCACAAATTGTTTGCTGTTCTTATATATAGACCTTGCCAGGATGGCATCTTTAGGGCCAGATTGGGTTCTCACGAAGGTGGTAGCGAGTCTTTTCAAAGGAGGGGGTGGGAATCCAGGGGCCAAAACAGTAACAGTCCTTGAGAAGATGGCCATCTTGAGACACCAGAGTGCTGCCATTGTTaatacaaacagacaaacaaaaaaaagtacacaTTCTGGAAAGGCAGGCcagatggtacgaaagaggagtgagggaagctatctatgtcaaggttgaaaaaacatCCCTGAACAGAAGAggtgtcctttcaaccattcccaagagactctgcaatttagcctcctacaaataacaggagttagaaacattctggtcacagaaggtgactaCAGTGCAATGTGTTTACAACTGAATAGAATGATTCCGACtactttggactggtagtagtcgatccacagcgatcgttctgccacacaatacctgaatgctaacgaggggaaattacacttcaacgactgtcgctggctttgacagttaggattgtttgtttgcatcttagcagttgtttttctcactacgatagggcgaaaccattctTGCCTAGGCACACCTTCCAGGTTTGGGAGTATtattatttggggttttggcaccagtcgccagactagatctgaccaatctaagtctatgagcatgaactaatgAGGCCGACTGAGCTATCGGCACCAGCCGTTAGACAAAATCTAGGtcttatgagcatgaactgatgaagcttacaacgatgagaggcgaaacgtcttctcagacaatccaaacagtccagttgcgatcgattgaatgccctgagatgacaatgacctggatgaatgagaacatccatagacaaatATTAGGCTCTTTTTCAAGTTATTTTAAATTATGCCAGCAACTAACAACCTGTGATTATTCATGACTGatccaaatttaaaagtgtgattaatcagattattttttttaaataagacgtttcgcctctcattcaagtaggcttcatcagttcatgctcatagacttagattggttagatctcgTGTAGATGCTCGTGCCAAAACCCCAACTATTTATCGTTCAACACAAGGAGGGGTGTGCAAGAAGGGtttggccctattgtagtgaaaaaacaactgttgagatgcaaaagaGCAACCCTTTAGTCAATGCCAATGTCAGTAAATCCCCCTTGTTAGCATTAAGGTATTGTATGGCAAAACAATTACTGTGAAACGACCACTACCATCCCAAAATCAATTGTTAGACTCACTAGAATCACCCACATAACATGCTACAATCACTACCATGGGGCGGAACCATCCTTGCCCGGGCCCCACACTCTTTGTGTTGAATGATAAATAGTTGGGGTTTTGGCGCCAGCTTctgaactagatctgaccagtctatgaGCTGATGAAGCCTACATGAGGcgtaacgtcttctaagacaaactgaacagtccagatgCGATCGATGGAATGCCATGAGAACATTTTATGTATTACTATTACATATCACATTTGGTGCTGATCACTTGTCTTGTGTTCTCCAGGACGTGGAGGACACATCACCCAATAGATGTGCAACCAGCTTTAAAGTGCTTGTGGTTTCCACCCAATTTGAGGGCAAGCCATTATTACAGAGACACAGGTACTACAACATAGCCTACACACAAATCACAGAGTGGCCATTTAAGTGCATTACTGTGTTCTATAATTGCTTAATTGCTAaatgttgtttaaaaaatgtgtaaaaaaaacaaaaccaagagaatcatataatataaacaaattaGATGATAAAAAATAGACATTTAGCAATTTTTATGGGTGTAACCTTTATCTGTGCTTTTTCACCATTTGCAGAGGTGCCTTGGAACGTATTCATCCTCTTTatattgctgggttgcatatcACATCACATCCATTTTTCTTcttcgcggcttaattcacaTGATGGTCAACCGGCTTGAGCGTAGCATTGAAATGAGTGCATGTAGAGTTTGAATAGAAAATGCCATATTTCTGTTCTGCTCTTGGGTGTttcagtcgttcaaatagagagacagagtcccgaaagaagtgctcataaaggtaataaagtcagggaaaaaacaaAAGTACATCGAAGAAAATGGCTCTTAGAAATATCACTTTCAATATGTGGTGGAATGCAATCGgacatgcttgtgtctgcagcgatcactttgtataATGTTTGttagaacatttgatttgtttgagaaactctgtgatgcaatcgagtttattctctactatattagtagtgtttgagagcagaactaaacgtaaagaatgGACAAGAGaacgcattagtttgtgttcttttgtggttgctatataATATAACTtcgaagacctgcttgtgcaaataaaccaTTGTCATAAAtgttgtaattgttggttcaatcCACCGTATGTCCATTGTCTATTTTCATAACGGAAACTAAAATCCTAGTTGTTTTGCAGGAAAGTCAAATGTCGACAGGGATGACCACAAAgtgtctttggtgatatttgttagcatcaagaaaatatccttaacagtattaataaactagatgaataaatctctcaaCAGCATATACGGAATCTTGATATtggtagcaaacattgctgaacaacagggacatctaaaGCTAAATAAGaccaaatatgaacttcacactataaaaacaactgcagacatgaattgtggATGGGACTAATATTTgaagcaaaaatattttttctcagCACTACGGCACTCGTTATTttaatcaaatacgttactttcATGGATTAGTGGACCACTCCAGATGTAACAACGTGATGTGCCTCCAATAGTTTCTTCTCTAAATTCGtgtgagtgtcaaatgaagtgaggcTGTAGCGAGCAGTAACGCCTTGCTGATGATGTatggtttaaatctttcaaaaatattttttcttaataGTGTATaagtccactccatcccatttaaaaataaataaataataataaaaaaaataattaatgatcgcttatatatatatatatgcctctaaggccatgtctacacaaagtcgtttaaccccttgaacaaataattatttagcttcagccccgtttcagccacactaaaccagcgtttgaAAAAGCATATCACAATATCAACCttaaacttttattttgataAACACAACAGTATTTGTGCAATATGACTGCAcagtgcatgagtgctgctgtcACGTGACATTAACAAATGTATCTGTTAACAGGATGGTGAATAGCTGCTTAGCGGAGGAACTGAAAGACATCCACGCCTTTGAACAAAAGACCCTCACCCCAGAACAGTGGGAGAAACAGCAGCCAAAATGACCCAGACATgtaatgtgatgcattacatacataaaacaaacaagtgCCCGTCCCATCAGTTGATTATGTGCAGACTATAGAAATATATTTCAATGTCCTGTTTTCCCTTTTTTCTGGTTTTAAGATAATATGTATCAGTTCCTTATATTGGCGGTCCAGCATTTGCTCCCTCACATATTTGCTAATTTTTTTTCTCTGCTTAAATTGTAAAATTAGAAAAGTATATTGAAAGTAAATTGATGGCGCTAACTGCAGGGGGGGAAAGAGTGCTCCAGCGTTTTTGTAAGTGCAACACTGAATCCtgtcattgtttttttaatgtgcgaaacaatttaaaattttatGGAAAACAGTAAGAGGATTAAAGTATAAAACAAACACTTCTAGGGCTTTTAAAGGTTGCATCCAGTGTTAGTGGACGCAAACAATGCAAAAAAAGCACAAAACCTCCGGAGTCCAAATAAAACTTCACATGCATGTGTGTGAATAGAACATTAACCAACAATAGCATTTGAATCAAAGTGAAAACCAAGCAATGACTGCTGAATATCAAGTAGATGAACACTTCACTGCGTAGTGCACTTGTTAAACCGAGCAGAGGTGTCCCTAATAGTGGACAGACGACCCCCTGCCTGTGCAACGCATTAGCCTTGTGTACTTTGTTCGGCCAGGAGCTCCTCTTAGGGATCTATTGATTTCACAGTCGGCCATCTGAGGTTTGATGACGCCGCTGCAGTCACTCACAGCATTTTAATCCAAGTTATTAAGTacaatgtaaacattttcatTGTAAATCCACAGCAAATTGCTGGTGAATAATCTCATTACTTTCACAATAATATTTATAGTATTTTACTTAAACTGCGTGACTGTGATTTTACGATTGATTACAATAAAGCTTAAAACTATCAGAACTGTGATTTTACAGCTAATTACAGTGCCTTGTTGTAACACAGTTAAGTGCCTGTTTTACATATTTAACGTGAAAGTAATGTAATTATTAGCCGGTAATTTACTGTGAGTatacaattatgcaaattaattacTGGAATTTACCACAtcaggtaaaaaacaaaacaaaaacaatgttcaATTCATCATCTTAATTACGgttcaaaacatgtttttgaaaCATACAACCATCAAATAAATGCACAGGGTTCAAACACGTCAGAATGTTGCAGTGGAGATTTGAGGCTGTCTCCAAGTCAAAGATGGCAAGTTTCAAACAAGGTCTGCATGGTTCTGCAAAACATGGGAATCCCAATTTTCTTGCTGAAAAGACAGCCAATGTTGGGGCAATGTGTTTTGGTTGGAAataatttactttttttgttaTCATTGTTGTTGGACTTCTCATTGTCTTGttctgcttttaaaaaaaataaaaattctaatGGTCTTACTGCCGTTCATTATGGGAAGTCGCAGAGGGACAGTTGATAGGGAACTTGTTTTTTATAGAAATGAATAGAAAGACAAAATAATCCATCAAGTCAAAAACATAACATAGTTTTTTATAGAAATGAATAGAAAGACAAAATAATCCATCAAGTCAAAAAATAACAGACTCACTCAAAAATACATTTGTGCCTGAATAAAGAAAAGTCAATTAATTAATGATTGTGTCTCCTGATAGCTGATAAATAATAGCAAAAGTGCCTCGCCATCCAGGGCAGCAGATCCAACTCACTTTGGCCAGCGTGGCTTGCTGGGGGTCGAGTAGAGCGAGGAGCAAATATGGGCAGTCACGCTAACGACAGTGCAGCATGAGTTCTTGAGTAAAATATAATTTTGTGATGCAGCTTGTATTGGTTCTATGGAGCTCTTAatgcaaaacacttgtatctcaaatcaacatctcccgttgaaatgaattgaaatcaatttagttGATGCTCTGCCtctccaaaacagcacaattacaacatataaaatatttttaaaaagtaaaaaacttttagataagaaatattatataaaaacaataactgcagtagttttatgaaatgatgtaataatattgtacaacacagtaTCTCCTTacagctgcttctccatcaaacacaacaTCCACaacattttcatggataaatgtctgccgtttaaataatattttaatattcttGGCTTGTGTTGGACTCATTCTATTTCAGCATGATGCAAACTATTAGTGATACGCTCGAATTGCTTCGCTAAGTTGGCGACACGCACGGTCATGTTTTGATGATTTATGTCTTTATTTCAATGAATTTTGtcctcttcttctcagcactgtcattcacactcactttcctcGTTCCAATAGTTGGAAAAcaatctagctataagctaatggtgTAAGACAGTGGTCTCAGacatgcggcccgggggccaattgcggcccgcaccttagtatgaaaattttatgttagtgcggcctgcaagttttatatgaatgccgcttgacagcgtcatacttccaaccctcccgatttttccgggagactcccgaattacagggcaaccattctctcgaatgtctgccgattttcacccaaacaacaatattaagggcgtgccgtgatagcactgccttagcgccctctacaacctgtacaaacagcgtgccagcccagtcatatgttgtatttggcttctgtacacacacacgtaagtgactgcaagacatacttggtcaacagccatacaggtcacactgaggctggccgtataaacaactttaaaggcctactgaaattaattttttttatttaaacggggatagcagatccattctatgtgtcatacttgatcatttcgcgatattgccatatttttgctgaaaggatttagtatagaacaacgacgataaagttcgcaacttttggtctctgataaaaaaaagcct includes these proteins:
- the LOC133661696 gene encoding bolA-like protein 2 → MAVTSDHIRDKLKKELTAEHVDVEDTSPNRCATSFKVLVVSTQFEGKPLLQRHRMVNSCLAEELKDIHAFEQKTLTPEQWEKQQPK